One Scophthalmus maximus strain ysfricsl-2021 chromosome 1, ASM2237912v1, whole genome shotgun sequence genomic region harbors:
- the rab13 gene encoding ras-related protein Rab-13 produces MAKKYDFLFKLLLIGDSGVGKTCLIIRFAEDNFNSTYISTIGIDFKVKTIEVDGKKVKLQVWDTAGQERFKTITTAYYRGAMGIILVYDITDDKSYENIQNWMKSIKENASAGVSRMLLGNKCDIEAKRKVSKETGEKLAKDHGIRFFETSAKSSINVEESFLSLARDILQKSSKKPGPTGREVKITSSAEKKSSKCVLL; encoded by the exons ATGGCGAAAAAGTATGATTTCCTTTTCAAATTGTTACTCATCGGGGACAGCGGAGTGGGGAAAACATGTCTGATCATTCGCTTTGCTGAGGACAATTTCAACTCCACTTACATTTCAACCATCG GCATTGACTTTAAAGTAAAAACCATTGAAGTGGATGGAAAGAAAGTGAAACTACAAGTCTG GGACACAGCAGGTCAGGAAAGGTTCAAGACCATTACGACAGCCTACTACAGAGGAGCCATG gGCATCATCCTGGTGTACGACATCACAGACGACAAGTCATACGAAAACATTCAGAACTGGATGAAGAGCATCAAAGAA aatgcatcaGCTGGGGTCAGTCGGATGTTGCTGGGTAATAAGTGCGACATTGAGGCCAAGCGGAAAGTTTCCAAGGAGACAGGAGAAAAG CTGGCCAAAGATCACGGCATCCGGTTCTTCGAGACCAGTGCAAAGTCCAGCATTAATGTTGAGGAG TCTTTCCTGTCTTTGGCTCGTGACATACTACAGAAATCCAGCAAGAAACCA GGCCCCACAGGTCGAGAAGTGAAAATCACCAGCAGCGCAGAGAAAAAATCCTCCAAGTGTGTTCTTCTCTAG